One window from the genome of Gadus morhua chromosome 16, gadMor3.0, whole genome shotgun sequence encodes:
- the dnaaf1 gene encoding dynein axonemal assembly factor 1, which yields MYPAEIHERTINDMDINGIETGDANTLDSSIQNQHNDANDQTTSASSHLDEQQKYTGPRMTKKFLRDHCKQNKLYVTPYLNDTLYLHFKGFSTIENLEEYTGLKCLWLESNGLRQIANLEAQTELRSLFLHQNLIYKLENLGSLEKLCTLNVSNNYIQTIENIACLPELGSLQIAHNKLETMGDIEHLRGCLSISVLDMSHNLLSDPEILAVLESMPRLHVLNLMGNNVVKKIENYRRTLIVRLRLLTYLDDRPVFPKDRACAEAWAVGGLDAEHKEREMWETRERRKIQDSLDAIATIRDKAIERRRLREMQEKGQAEGTPKVESQSSCEEHETIMACSSHGKKIEAFVEGSLEAHEEFLQSQREPVKLADDQKLCKDLEAEQPEEGLMIEKQEDDYCSPKEMRNNIEEELESEDSPESSEMDDEERVSESDEDVRDEPDIGIDEPQRTHLEEKPTEPGHETEEHRRAHGHWKQPDPLPPMAPSDPEDTALTMTSGGPGPLVTDLEDGEPLETLHLQLHRALCIDDLPDLEDMDTEDKDITGFLAFQEGTRPKIQIISGDDDDDLTQYQCEAAAAFEASPSPALLFKKSDHNTLIDDYKKGVAMVGPGAEDDSMPVIFKSLEGSTPNQNSNSPPTRLIEELD from the exons ATGTATCCAGCCGAGATCCATGAAAGGACGATAAACGATATGGATATAAACGGGATTGAAACGGGAGATGCCAATACATTGGACTCCTCTATTCAAAACCAACATAACGATGCAAATGATCAAACAACTTCAGCCTCATCACATCTGGACGAACAACAGAAATATACTGGACCAAGAATGACCAAGAAGTTTTTAAGGGATCACTGCAAGCAAAACAAGCTTTATGTCACACCTTACCTGAATGACACGTTGTACTTGCATTTTAAAGGTTTTTCCACCATAGAGAATTTGGAAGAGTATACAGGACTAAAGTGCCTCTGGCTGGAGAGCAATGGACTGCGACAAATTGCGAACCTTGAGGCACAGACTGAGCTCCGCAGCTTGTTCCTGCATCAGAACCTTATCTACAAGCTGGAAAACCTTGGATCCCTTGAGAAACTCTGCACACTCAATGTCTCCAACAACTACATCCAGACTATAGAGAATATCGCCTGTTTGCCAGAGCTGGGCTCACTTCAGATAGCCCATAATAAGCTGGAAACGATGGGGGACATAGAGCACCTGAGAGGGTGTCTTTCAATCAGCGTTCTGGACATGTCCCACAACTTGCTAAGTGACCCAGAGATCCTTGCTGTGCTTGAGAGCATGCCACGATTGCATGTGTTAAACCTGATGGGGAACAATGTGGTGAAGAAAATCGAAAATTACAGAAGGACCCTGATTGTGCGTCTCAGACTACTCACTTACCTTGACGACCGGCCGGTGTTCCCCAAAGACAGGGCGTGTGCAGAGGCGTGGGCAGTCGGGGGGCTAGACGCCGAGCACAAAGAAAGGGAGATGTGGGAAACACGAGAGCGAAGGAAGATACAGGATAGCTTGGATGCCATCGCAACCATCCGGGACAAGGCCATTGAGAGACGTCGCCTCAGAGAGATGCAGGAGAAAG GTCAGGCTGAGGGTACCCCGAAGGTGGAATCTCAGAGCTCCTGTGAGGAGCATGAGACAATAATGGCTTGCTCCTCACACGGAAAGAAGATTGAGGCCTTTGTGGAGGGCAGTCTGGAAGCCCACGAGGAATTCctacagagccagagagaaccAGTCAAGCTGGCGGATGATCAAAAGTTATGCAAAGATCTTGAGGCTGAACAACCCGAAGAAGGTTTGATGATAGAAAAGCAAGAAGACGATTACTGCAGCCCAAAGGAGATGAGGAACAATATTGAGGAGGAACTAGAGAGTGAGGATAGCCCAGAGAGTTCAGAAATGGAtgatgaagagagagtgagtgagtcagatgAAGATGTAAGAGATGAACCCGATATTGGGATAGACGAGCCCCAGAGGACCCATTTGGAAGAAAAGCCAACAGAGCCTGGCCATGAAACGGAGGAACATCGGAGAGCGCACGGGCACTGGAAGCAGCCTGATCCTCTGCCCCCGATGGCTCCCTCTGATCCAGAAGACACGGCACTGACGATGACCTCCGGTGGTCCCGGGCCTCTGGTGACAGACCTGGAGGATGGGGAGCCTCTTGAGACCCTTCACCTTCAGTTACACCGGGCGCTGTGCATTGATGACTTGCCTGATCTGGAGGATATGGACACCGAAGACAAGGACATCACAGGCTTCCTCGCCTTCCAGGAAGGAACCAGACCAAAAATACAAATTATAtcaggtgatgatgatgatgatttgaCACAATATCAATGTGAGGCGGCTGCGGCTTTTGAGGCATCACCAAGCCCAGCCTTGTTGTTCAAAAagagtgatcacaacacattgaTTGATGACTACAAGAAGGGTGTTGCCATGGTGGGTCCAGGAGCTGAGGATGATTCTATGCCAGTGATATTCAAATCACTTGAAGGGTCCACTCCAAACCAAAATTCCAACAGTCCACCCACCCGTTTGATTGAGGAACTTGATTGA
- the mffa gene encoding mitochondrial fission factor homolog B isoform X4 → MNGAAFPSPTAEMAEMNRIHYELEYTEGISQQMRIPEMLKVAPYSSENQGTGLHEYSHSSAMMQVPERIVIAGDEDDHQYSRPRDLDLIQSTPLEALSLKTPPRVLTLNDRPLDFMEMERSSAQAPPSEELRPQGRLRRERSASENTPVRQSGQLTRNDSSATSSLLVPVRTCPPFTAAEDQQNLYSTSGVLSFIQTTTRRAYQQVLEVLDENQSRLVLATLDSTLDAGCDDMAVVDAATLRRQIIKLNRRLQLLEEENKERTKREMILYSITVAFWLINSWVWFRR, encoded by the exons ATGAACGGAGCAGCATTCCCCTCCCCCACGGCAGAGATGGCGGAGATGAACCGTATCCATTATGAGCTAGAGTACACAGAGGGGATCAGCCAACAGATGCGGATCCCCGAGATGCTCAAAGTGGCCCCCTACTCTTCTGAGAACCAGGGCACCGGCCTGCATGAGTACTCTCATAGCAGTGCCATGATGCAAGTTCCAGAGAGAATTGTCATCGCAG GAGACGAGGATGATCACCAGTACTCCAGACCCAGAGACCTGGACCTCATTCAGTCTACCCCACTGGAGGCTTTATCCCTGAAGACCCCACCCAGAGTTCTCACTCTCAACGATAGGCCTCTGGACTTCATGGAGATGGAGCGGAGTTCAGCTCAAGCACCACCCAGTGAAGAA TTGAGGCCCCAGGGGCGACTACGAAGGGAGCGCTCGGCGAGTGAGAACACCCCAGTCCGCCAGAGCGGCCAGCTGACCAGAAACGATTCCTC TGCAACCTCGTCTCTCCTTGTCCCTGTTCGCACCTGCCCCCCCTTCACTGCTGCTGAGGACCAACAGAACCTGTACAGCACTAGCGGTGTTCTGTCTTTCATCCAGACCACCACGCGCCGGGCCTACCAGCAGGTCCTGGAGGTCCTGGACGAGAACCAGAGCAG GCTGGTATTAGCTACACTTGATAGCACTCTCGATGCGGGTTGTGATGACATGGCTGTCGTTGATGCAGCAACACTTCGTCGTCAG ATCATCAAACTCAACCGGAGGCTGCAGCTTCTGGAAGAGGAGAACAAGGAACGAACAAAACGAGAGATGATCCTCTACTCAATCACTGTGGCGTTTTGGCTCATCAACAGCTGGGTGTGGTTCCGTCGCTAA
- the mffa gene encoding mitochondrial fission factor homolog B isoform X1, translating to MNGAAFPSPTAEMAEMNRIHYELEYTEGISQQMRIPEMLKVAPYSSENQGTGLHEYSHSSAMMQVPERIVIAGDEDDHQYSRPRDLDLIQSTPLEALSLKTPPRVLTLNDRPLDFMEMERSSAQAPPSEEQLRPQGRLRRERSASENTPVRQSGQLTRNDSSATSSLLVPVRTCPPFTAAEDQQNLYSTSGVLSFIQTTTRRAYQQVLEVLDENQSSKPSLRGGSASNPLHESRLVLATLDSTLDAGCDDMAVVDAATLRRQIIKLNRRLQLLEEENKERTKREMILYSITVAFWLINSWVWFRR from the exons ATGAACGGAGCAGCATTCCCCTCCCCCACGGCAGAGATGGCGGAGATGAACCGTATCCATTATGAGCTAGAGTACACAGAGGGGATCAGCCAACAGATGCGGATCCCCGAGATGCTCAAAGTGGCCCCCTACTCTTCTGAGAACCAGGGCACCGGCCTGCATGAGTACTCTCATAGCAGTGCCATGATGCAAGTTCCAGAGAGAATTGTCATCGCAG GAGACGAGGATGATCACCAGTACTCCAGACCCAGAGACCTGGACCTCATTCAGTCTACCCCACTGGAGGCTTTATCCCTGAAGACCCCACCCAGAGTTCTCACTCTCAACGATAGGCCTCTGGACTTCATGGAGATGGAGCGGAGTTCAGCTCAAGCACCACCCAGTGAAGAA CAGTTGAGGCCCCAGGGGCGACTACGAAGGGAGCGCTCGGCGAGTGAGAACACCCCAGTCCGCCAGAGCGGCCAGCTGACCAGAAACGATTCCTC TGCAACCTCGTCTCTCCTTGTCCCTGTTCGCACCTGCCCCCCCTTCACTGCTGCTGAGGACCAACAGAACCTGTACAGCACTAGCGGTGTTCTGTCTTTCATCCAGACCACCACGCGCCGGGCCTACCAGCAGGTCCTGGAGGTCCTGGACGAGAACCAGAGCAG CAAACCATCACTGCGAGGGGGGTCGGCCTCCAACCCCCTGCATGAGTCCAG GCTGGTATTAGCTACACTTGATAGCACTCTCGATGCGGGTTGTGATGACATGGCTGTCGTTGATGCAGCAACACTTCGTCGTCAG ATCATCAAACTCAACCGGAGGCTGCAGCTTCTGGAAGAGGAGAACAAGGAACGAACAAAACGAGAGATGATCCTCTACTCAATCACTGTGGCGTTTTGGCTCATCAACAGCTGGGTGTGGTTCCGTCGCTAA
- the mffa gene encoding mitochondrial fission factor homolog B isoform X2, with the protein MNGAAFPSPTAEMAEMNRIHYELEYTEGISQQMRIPEMLKVAPYSSENQGTGLHEYSHSSAMMQVPERIVIAGDEDDHQYSRPRDLDLIQSTPLEALSLKTPPRVLTLNDRPLDFMEMERSSAQAPPSEELRPQGRLRRERSASENTPVRQSGQLTRNDSSATSSLLVPVRTCPPFTAAEDQQNLYSTSGVLSFIQTTTRRAYQQVLEVLDENQSSKPSLRGGSASNPLHESRLVLATLDSTLDAGCDDMAVVDAATLRRQIIKLNRRLQLLEEENKERTKREMILYSITVAFWLINSWVWFRR; encoded by the exons ATGAACGGAGCAGCATTCCCCTCCCCCACGGCAGAGATGGCGGAGATGAACCGTATCCATTATGAGCTAGAGTACACAGAGGGGATCAGCCAACAGATGCGGATCCCCGAGATGCTCAAAGTGGCCCCCTACTCTTCTGAGAACCAGGGCACCGGCCTGCATGAGTACTCTCATAGCAGTGCCATGATGCAAGTTCCAGAGAGAATTGTCATCGCAG GAGACGAGGATGATCACCAGTACTCCAGACCCAGAGACCTGGACCTCATTCAGTCTACCCCACTGGAGGCTTTATCCCTGAAGACCCCACCCAGAGTTCTCACTCTCAACGATAGGCCTCTGGACTTCATGGAGATGGAGCGGAGTTCAGCTCAAGCACCACCCAGTGAAGAA TTGAGGCCCCAGGGGCGACTACGAAGGGAGCGCTCGGCGAGTGAGAACACCCCAGTCCGCCAGAGCGGCCAGCTGACCAGAAACGATTCCTC TGCAACCTCGTCTCTCCTTGTCCCTGTTCGCACCTGCCCCCCCTTCACTGCTGCTGAGGACCAACAGAACCTGTACAGCACTAGCGGTGTTCTGTCTTTCATCCAGACCACCACGCGCCGGGCCTACCAGCAGGTCCTGGAGGTCCTGGACGAGAACCAGAGCAG CAAACCATCACTGCGAGGGGGGTCGGCCTCCAACCCCCTGCATGAGTCCAG GCTGGTATTAGCTACACTTGATAGCACTCTCGATGCGGGTTGTGATGACATGGCTGTCGTTGATGCAGCAACACTTCGTCGTCAG ATCATCAAACTCAACCGGAGGCTGCAGCTTCTGGAAGAGGAGAACAAGGAACGAACAAAACGAGAGATGATCCTCTACTCAATCACTGTGGCGTTTTGGCTCATCAACAGCTGGGTGTGGTTCCGTCGCTAA
- the mffa gene encoding mitochondrial fission factor homolog B isoform X3, translating into MNGAAFPSPTAEMAEMNRIHYELEYTEGISQQMRIPEMLKVAPYSSENQGTGLHEYSHSSAMMQVPERIVIAGDEDDHQYSRPRDLDLIQSTPLEALSLKTPPRVLTLNDRPLDFMEMERSSAQAPPSEEQLRPQGRLRRERSASENTPVRQSGQLTRNDSSATSSLLVPVRTCPPFTAAEDQQNLYSTSGVLSFIQTTTRRAYQQVLEVLDENQSRLVLATLDSTLDAGCDDMAVVDAATLRRQIIKLNRRLQLLEEENKERTKREMILYSITVAFWLINSWVWFRR; encoded by the exons ATGAACGGAGCAGCATTCCCCTCCCCCACGGCAGAGATGGCGGAGATGAACCGTATCCATTATGAGCTAGAGTACACAGAGGGGATCAGCCAACAGATGCGGATCCCCGAGATGCTCAAAGTGGCCCCCTACTCTTCTGAGAACCAGGGCACCGGCCTGCATGAGTACTCTCATAGCAGTGCCATGATGCAAGTTCCAGAGAGAATTGTCATCGCAG GAGACGAGGATGATCACCAGTACTCCAGACCCAGAGACCTGGACCTCATTCAGTCTACCCCACTGGAGGCTTTATCCCTGAAGACCCCACCCAGAGTTCTCACTCTCAACGATAGGCCTCTGGACTTCATGGAGATGGAGCGGAGTTCAGCTCAAGCACCACCCAGTGAAGAA CAGTTGAGGCCCCAGGGGCGACTACGAAGGGAGCGCTCGGCGAGTGAGAACACCCCAGTCCGCCAGAGCGGCCAGCTGACCAGAAACGATTCCTC TGCAACCTCGTCTCTCCTTGTCCCTGTTCGCACCTGCCCCCCCTTCACTGCTGCTGAGGACCAACAGAACCTGTACAGCACTAGCGGTGTTCTGTCTTTCATCCAGACCACCACGCGCCGGGCCTACCAGCAGGTCCTGGAGGTCCTGGACGAGAACCAGAGCAG GCTGGTATTAGCTACACTTGATAGCACTCTCGATGCGGGTTGTGATGACATGGCTGTCGTTGATGCAGCAACACTTCGTCGTCAG ATCATCAAACTCAACCGGAGGCTGCAGCTTCTGGAAGAGGAGAACAAGGAACGAACAAAACGAGAGATGATCCTCTACTCAATCACTGTGGCGTTTTGGCTCATCAACAGCTGGGTGTGGTTCCGTCGCTAA
- the mffa gene encoding mitochondrial fission factor homolog B isoform X5 — MNGAAFPSPTAEMAEMNRIHYELEYTEGISQQMRIPEMLKVAPYSSENQGTGLHEYSHSSAMMQVPERIVIAGDEDDHQYSRPRDLDLIQSTPLEALSLKTPPRVLTLNDRPLDFMEMERSSAQAPPSEELRPQGRLRRERSASENTPVRQSGQLTRNDSSLVLATLDSTLDAGCDDMAVVDAATLRRQIIKLNRRLQLLEEENKERTKREMILYSITVAFWLINSWVWFRR, encoded by the exons ATGAACGGAGCAGCATTCCCCTCCCCCACGGCAGAGATGGCGGAGATGAACCGTATCCATTATGAGCTAGAGTACACAGAGGGGATCAGCCAACAGATGCGGATCCCCGAGATGCTCAAAGTGGCCCCCTACTCTTCTGAGAACCAGGGCACCGGCCTGCATGAGTACTCTCATAGCAGTGCCATGATGCAAGTTCCAGAGAGAATTGTCATCGCAG GAGACGAGGATGATCACCAGTACTCCAGACCCAGAGACCTGGACCTCATTCAGTCTACCCCACTGGAGGCTTTATCCCTGAAGACCCCACCCAGAGTTCTCACTCTCAACGATAGGCCTCTGGACTTCATGGAGATGGAGCGGAGTTCAGCTCAAGCACCACCCAGTGAAGAA TTGAGGCCCCAGGGGCGACTACGAAGGGAGCGCTCGGCGAGTGAGAACACCCCAGTCCGCCAGAGCGGCCAGCTGACCAGAAACGATTCCTC GCTGGTATTAGCTACACTTGATAGCACTCTCGATGCGGGTTGTGATGACATGGCTGTCGTTGATGCAGCAACACTTCGTCGTCAG ATCATCAAACTCAACCGGAGGCTGCAGCTTCTGGAAGAGGAGAACAAGGAACGAACAAAACGAGAGATGATCCTCTACTCAATCACTGTGGCGTTTTGGCTCATCAACAGCTGGGTGTGGTTCCGTCGCTAA